One Aegilops tauschii subsp. strangulata cultivar AL8/78 chromosome 7, Aet v6.0, whole genome shotgun sequence genomic window carries:
- the LOC109750442 gene encoding putative cyclin-dependent kinase F-2: MAPSARRLRQKEAAWPRSMARYEQREKLGAGINGEVFKAWDTQDKLIVAIKRLSGSGNDGLIISGIPEVARESMCLSACRGIPSIVQHRRTYADAYQSENGDSFIVMDYVGRLNLRGYMQRRVTRRRRFSEAEVRRIMKQLLEGAKAMHGQGVLHLDIKPENVLLDDGTEDRKERPKKGAIEADVRGEVKGDRVVYKIGGFGMSQKKGPGKSLPEVTILTPYSAPELLLHSREYDDRVDTWGLGCIMADLLSGTGASMFDGESDIEIMAKVFGIVGTEGIKDWSGYSGLAADRKSKLPGDGGISRLRHKFPSRKLSSAGFEVLSGLLESNPEKRLTAAEALQKPWFGKQRRGFGSFFKSCMVGVLPEI, from the coding sequence ATGGCGCCTTCCGCGAGAAGACTTCGCCAGAAAGAGGCTGCCTGGCCCCGCTCCATGGCGCGGTACGAGCAGCGGGAGAAGCTGGGCGCCGGCATCAACGGGGAAGTGTTCAAGGCGTGGGACACCCAGGACAAGCTGATCGTCGCCATCAAGCGGCTCAGCGGGAGCGGCAACGACGGCTTAATTATTTCCGGCATACCGGAGGTTGCGCGCGAGAGCATGTGCCTGAGCGCGTGCCGCGGCATCCCCTCGATCGTGCAGCACCGCCGGACCTACGCTGACGCATACCAATCCGAGAACGGCGACTCCTTCATCGTGATGGACTACGTGGGGCGCCTCAACCTGCGCGGCTACATGCAGCGCCGGGTCACTCGTCGTCGGCGGTTCTCTGAAGCCGAGGTGCGCCGGATCATGAAGCAGCTCCTGGAGGGGGCGAAGGCCATGCACGGCCAGGGCGTCCTGCACCTGGACATCAAACCGGAGAACGTGCTCCTCGACGACGGCACAGAGGACAGGAAGGAGAGGCCCAAGAAGGGGGCCATCGAAGCCGATGTTCGCGGCGAGGTCAAGGGCGACCGCGTAGTCTACAAGATCGGCGGTTTCGGCATGTCCCAGAAGAAAGGGCCGGGCAAGAGCCTGCCGGAGGTGACTATTCTGACGCCGTACAGCGCACCGGAGCTCCTGCTGCACTCCCGCGAATACGACGATCGCGTGGACACGTGGGGGCTCGGATGCATAATGGCCGACCTCCTCTCGGGCACGGGCGCCTCCATGTTCGACGGCGAGTCGGACATAGAGATCATGGCTAAAGTGTTTGGCATCGTCGGCACGGAGGGGATCAAGGATTGGTCTGGATACTCGGGGCTAGCGGCAGACCGGAAGTCGAAGCTGCCGGGTGACGGAGGCATCAGCCGCCTTCGGCACAAGTTTCCCAGTCGCAAGTTGTCGTCGGCCGGGTTCGAGGTGCTCAGCGGGCTGCTGGAGAGCAACCCGGAGAAGCGGCTTACAGCAGCGGAGGCGCTTCAGAAGCCTTGGTTCGGCAAACAACGACGTGGCTTTGGTAGTTTCTTCAAGTCGTGCATGGTTGGAGTCCTACCCGAGATATAA